DNA sequence from the Actinacidiphila yeochonensis CN732 genome:
GTACCCGGCGGGCGGTCTCGACCACGAGCGGCCGCCACGGCGGCCAGTGCTGGAAGTTGTCCGTCGCGGGCAGCCCCGGCGTGATGTCCATGAGCGTCTCGCCGACCTTCTCGGCGTCGAACACCCGTGAATCCGGGATCAGCTGCTGTACGAGGGTGCTGGTCGTCGTCTTGCCCGCACCATGGGTGCCGTTGAGCCATACGATCACCCACCTCACGCTATCGCCGCCCGGCCCACGGGAACGGGCTTCGGCGGAAACTCGGCACGGCCTCGACGTGGCCGGTAGGGAACCGGACGTGGCGGGAGCCCGGCAGCGCCGCGCACACCCATGGCGCCGAGGGGTCCGATCCCCCGCGACCAGCAGGAACGGCGTTTTCGGGGGACCCGAGGGGATCCGGTCACCGGCCGGAGGGAGGTCGCTCCCACTGCGGACGCCCCGGACACCCGGATGACACACTTGCAAGCAGTGTGCTTGCAATAGTTAGCGGGGTGGTGCACCGTGGAGGCATGGGTGCGCTGAAGGTGGGAGAGCTCGGGGAGTTCCTGCGGGAGCAGCGGCGCAGCGCGCAGCTGAGCCTGCGGCAGCTGGCCGACGCCGCGGGGGTGTCGAACCCGTATCTGAGCCAGATCGAGCGCGGCCTGCGCAAGCCCAGCGCGGAGATCCTCCAGCAGCTGGCCAAGGCGCTGCGGATATCCGCCGAGACGCTTTACGTGCAGGCGGGCATGCTCGACGCGCGGGAGCGCCAGGAGCTGGAGGTGCAGGCGGCGATCCTGGCGGACCCGTCGATCAACGAGCGCCAGAAGCAGGTGCTCGTCCAGATCTACGAGTCCTTCCGCAAGGAGAACGCGGCGGCGGCCTCCCCGCCCGCCGCCGGGGTCGGGAGCGCCGAGGCGGGGGCGGGCGCCGCGGTGTCCGGCTCAGGGGCGGGCGGGGAGGCCGGGAGCGCGTGAGGGCGATGGCGATGGCGTGAAGAGGCGTTGAAGGCGCCCCCGTGCAGAAGGATCAGGAAGACCGCAGGAAAGGAAGACGAGAGGCAATGGCGATCAGCGACGACATCGTGAAGGGCCTGCGCAACCCCACTCCGCTCTACGCGGTCGCGGGGACGGCGGACCTCGCCGCGGAGAAGCTCAAGGAGGTGCCCGCGCTGCTGGACCGGCTGCGCGAGGAGGCGCCCGGACGGTTCGAGAAGCTCCGGGCCACGGACCCGAAGGAGGTCCAGGAGCGGGTCACCACCGGCGCGAAGGACGCCCAGACCCGGCTCACCGCCGGCGCGAAGGACGCGCAGGCCAGGCTCACCGGGACCTTCGCGGACCTGGACCTGAAGGAGCTGCGGGACTTCCGCAAGCTCGGCGAGTCGGTGCAGGACCTGGCCCTCCAGGGCGTGGGGCGCGCGGCCGAGTACGCCGTGCGCACCCGGGAGACCTACGACGGCCTGGCCGAGCGCGGCAAGGGCGCCGTGGCGAAGTGGCGCGGCGCGGACGAGGAGGCGGAGGACGAGCCCGGGCAGATCACCGCCGGCGGCACCGCTGGCACCGCCGGCACCTCCGACGCCCGGTCCACCGCGTCCGGGAGCGGCCGCCGGAGCACCGGCGGCACCGCGAAGACGAGCCGGGACGGCGCCGCCCCGGCCGCCAGGAAGCCCGCCGCGCGCAAGGCCGCGCCGAAGAAGCCCACGGAGTAGCGGGCGGGGGCGCGGGTTGCCGCCCCCGCCGCCGCCCGCGAACGTCCCTTGGCCGTCACGGCCCGGGGGCGTTCGCGG
Encoded proteins:
- a CDS encoding helix-turn-helix domain-containing protein, coding for MGALKVGELGEFLREQRRSAQLSLRQLADAAGVSNPYLSQIERGLRKPSAEILQQLAKALRISAETLYVQAGMLDARERQELEVQAAILADPSINERQKQVLVQIYESFRKENAAAASPPAAGVGSAEAGAGAAVSGSGAGGEAGSA